A window of Thalassophryne amazonica chromosome 21, fThaAma1.1, whole genome shotgun sequence contains these coding sequences:
- the LOC117502581 gene encoding tripartite motif-containing protein 16-like — protein MAQERIQLDREALCCSICLDLLKDPVTIPCGHNYCMNCIKNVWDREDEKNISSCPQCWQTFTVRPVLVKNTMLAHVVEELKKVGLQAAPADHCYAGPEDVSCDLCTGRKLKAFKSCLVCLVSYCEKHLQPHYDVAPLKKHKLVEPSKNLQENICSHHNEVMKMFCRTDQQCICYLCSVDEHKGHDTVSAAAERTKRQREVEVRRQQIKERIQIRGEEVKVLQREVEAISHSAEKAVGDSEQMFTDLIQLIDKRRSDVKQQIRSQQKIETSRVQDLQEKLEQEISDLRRKDAELHQLSQSEDHNQFLQKYPSLTRLPEATDSPRIQTRPLRYFEDVTTAVSKVKVKLQDILSEEQMQISRAQTEVDVLLSEAETKLRTDFLKYSCEITLDPNTSNKHLILSEENRKIKCLDQKLSYSDHPDRFTYWFQVLSRESLSGRCYWEVQWNGKRVYVAVTYKNIKRTGSDRECIFGNNQISWLLYYDGSSYKFTHNSILTPVSGRLSSRLGVYLDHRAGLLSFYSVSKTMTLLHRVQTTFTQPLHVGLGVYAVGDTAEICELK, from the coding sequence ATGGCGCAGGAAAGAATTCAGCTGGACCGAGAAGCACTTTGCTGTTCCATCTGTCTGGATCTACTGAAGGATCCAGTGACTATTCCCTGTGGACACAATTACTGCATGAACTGCATCAAGAATGTCTGGGATAGAGAGGATGAGAAGAACATCAGCAGCTGTCCTCAGTGTTGGCAGACTTTCACAGTGAGGCCTGTCCTGGTGAAAAACACCATGTTAGCACATGTAGTGGAGGAGCTGAAGAAAGTTGGTCTCCAAGCTGCTCCTGCTGATCACTGCTACGCTGGACCTGAAGATGTTTCCTGTGATTTGTGCACTGGGAGAAAACTGAAAGCCTTCAAGTCCTGTCTGGTGTGTTTGGTCTCTTATTGTGAGAAACACCTCCAGCCTCACTATGATGTCGCCCCGTTAAAGAAACACAAGCTGGTGGAGCCCTCGAAGAACCTCCAGGAGAACATCTGCAGTCATCACAATGAGGTGATGAAGATGTTCTGTCGTACCGATCAGCAGTGTATCTGTTATCTCTGCTCTGTGGATGAACATAAAGGTCACGACACGGTGTCAGCTGctgcagaaaggaccaagaggcaGAGAGAGGTCGAGGTGAGACGACAGCAAATCAAGGAGAGAATCCAGATCAGAGGTGAGGAGGTGAAGGTGCTCCAGCGAGAGGTGGAAGCTATCAGTCACTCTGCTGAAAAAGCGGTGGGGGACAGTGAGCAGATGTTCACAGATCTGATCCAACTCATTGACAAAAGAAGATCTGATGTGAAGCAGCAGATCAGGTCTCAGCAGAAAATCGAAACGAGTCGAGTCCAAGATCTTCAGGAGAAGCTGGAGCAGGAGATCAGTGATCTGAGGAGGAAAGACGCTGAGCTTCATCAGCTTTCACAATCAGAGGATCACAaccagtttctccaaaaatacccCTCACTGACACGCCTCCCTGAAGCTACAGACTCACCCAGAATCCAAACACGTCCTCTGAGGTACTTTGAGGATGTGACGACGGccgtgtcaaaggtcaaagtcaagctACAGGACATTCTGAGTGAGGAACAGATGCAGATCTCACGTGCACAGACTGAAGTGGATGTTTTACTGTCAGAAGCAGAAACAAAACTCAGAACTGATTTCTTAAAATATTCATGTGAAATCACACTGGATCCAAATACATCAAACAAACATCTGATATTAtctgaagaaaacagaaaaataaaatgtctGGATCAGAAACTGTCTTATTCTGATCATCCAGATAGATTTACTTATTGGTTCCAGGTCCTGAGCAGAGAGAGTCTGAGTGGACGTTGTTACTGGGAGGTGCAGTGGAACGGGAAGAGAGTTTATGTTGCAGTTACATACAAGAATATTAAGAGAACAGGATCCGATAGAGAATGTATATTTGGTAACAATCAGATATCCTGGTTGTTATATTATGATGGCAGTAGTTATAAATTCACACATAACAGTATCCTGACTCCAGTCTCAGGTCGGCTGTCTTCCAGACTTGGAGTGTATCTGGATCACAGAGCAGGTCTTCTGTCCTTCTACAGCGTCTCTAAAACCATGACTCTCCTCCACAGAGTCCAGACCACATTCACTCAGCCGCTCCATGTTGGACTTGGGGTTTATGCTGTTGGAGACACTGCTGAGATCTGTGAGCTCAAATAG
- the LOC117502585 gene encoding LOW QUALITY PROTEIN: tripartite motif-containing protein 16-like (The sequence of the model RefSeq protein was modified relative to this genomic sequence to represent the inferred CDS: inserted 1 base in 1 codon) → MAQQRIQLDREALCCSICLDLLKDPVTIPCGHSYCMNCIKNGWDGEDQKNISSCPQCRQTFTVRPVLVKNTMLAHVVEELKNVEFQVAPADHCYAGPEDVSCDLCTGRKPKTFKSCLVCLVSYCMKHLQPHYDVALLKKHKLVEPSKNLQENICRHHSKVKKMFCCTDQQCICYLCSLDEHKGHDTVSAAAERTKRQREVEVSRQQIQQRIQIRGEEVKVLQREVEAISHSAEKAVGDSEQMFTDLIQLIDKRRSDVKQQIRSQQKIETSRVQDLQEKLEQEISDLRRKDAELHQFSQSEDHNQFLQKYPSLTRLPEDADLXQNPNTSKVKVKLQDILSEEQMQISRAQTEVDVLLPEAETKLRTDFLKYSCEITLDPNTANKHLILSKENRKIKPVRQEQSYSDHPDRFTDWSQVLSRESLSGRCYWEVQWNRKGVYVAVTYKNIKRTGSDRECIFGNNQISWELNCYGSTYYFTPNSIQTPVSGPPSSRLGVYLNHIAGLLSFYSVSKTMTLLHRVQTTFTQPLHVGLWVFNGDTAEICELK, encoded by the exons ATGGCGCAGCAAAGAATTCAGCTGGACCGAGAAGCACTTTGCTGTTCGATCTGTCTGGATCTACTGAAGGATCCGGTGACTATTCCCTGTGGACACAGTTACTGCATGAACTGCATCAAGAACGGCTGGGATGGAGAGGATCAGAAGAACATCAGCAGCTGTCCTCAGTGTCGGCAGACTTTCACAGTGAGGCCTGTCCTGGTGAAAAACACCATGTTAGCACATGTAGTGGAGGAGTTGAAGAATGTTGAATTTCAAGTTGCTCCTGCTGATCACTGCTACGCTGGACCTGAAGATGTTTCCTGTGATTTGTGCACTGGGAGAAAACCGAAAACCTTCAAGTCCTGTCTGGTGTGTTTGGTCTCTTATTGTATGAAACACCTCCAGCCTCACTATGATGTCGCTCTGTTAAAGAAACACAAGCTGGTGGAGCCCTCGAAGAACCTCCAGGAGAACATCTGCAGGCATCACAGCAAGGTGAAGAAGATGTTTTGTTGTACTGATCAGCAGTGTATCTGTTATCTCTGCTCTTTGGATGAACATAAAGGTCACGACACGGTGTCAGCTGctgcagaaaggaccaagaggcaGAGAGAGGTCGAGGTGAGTCGACAGCAAATCCAGCAGAGAATCCAGATCAGAGGTGAGGAGGTGAAGGTGCTCCAGCGAGAGGTGGAGGCCATCAGTCACTCTGCTGAAAAAGCGGTGGGGGACAGTGAGCAGATGTTCACAGATCTGATCCAACTCATTGACAAAAGAAGATCTGATGTGAAGCAGCAGATCAGGTCTCAGCAGAAAATCGAAACGAGTCGAGTCCAAGATCTTCAGGAGAAGCTGGAGCAGGAGATCAGTGATCTGAGGAGGAAAGACGCTGAGCTTCATCAGTTTTCACAGTCAGAGGATCACAaccagtttctccaaaaatacccCTCACTGACACGCCTCCCTGAAGATGCAGACT CCCAGAATCCAAAcacgtcaaaggtcaaagtcaagctACAGGACATTCTGAGTGAGGAACAGATGCAGATCTCACGTGCACAGACTGAAGTGGATGTTTTACTGCCAGAAGCAGAAACAAAACTCAGAACTGATTTCTTAAAATATTCATGTGAAATCACACTGGATCCAAATACAGCAAACAAACATCTGATATTAtctaaagaaaacagaaaaataaaacctGTGAGACAGGAACAGTCTTATTCTGATCATCCAGATAGATTTACTGATTGGTCTCAGGTCCTGAGCAGAGAGAGTCTGAGTGGACGTTGTTACTGGGAGGTGCAGTGGAACAGGAAGGGAGTTTATGTTGCAGTTACATACAAGAATATTAAGAGAACAGGATCCGATAGAGAATGTATATTTGGTAACAATCAGATATCCTGGGAGTTAAATTGTTATGGCAGTACATATTATTTCACACCTAACAGTATCCAGACTCCAGTCTCAGGTCCTCCATCGTCCAGACTCGGAGTGTATCTGAATCACATAGCAGGTCTTTTGTCCTTCTACAGCGTCTCTAAAACCATGACTCTCCTCCACAGAGTCCAGACCACATTCACTCAGCCGCTCCATGTTGGACTTTGGGTTTTTAATGGAGACACCGCTGAGATCTGTGAGCTCAAATAG